In a single window of the uncultured Dysgonomonas sp. genome:
- a CDS encoding LytTR family DNA-binding domain-containing protein translates to MKVLIIEDEIKAAKELERILLALDYNIQIVGIIDSVKNAIIYLSKHIHPDLIFSDIQLADGMCFDIYNKITPKCPIIFCTAFDEYMVNAFETSAVSYILKPITKSKIGTALEKYEQMKSVFAPAQTSKDIDALSHKLKYLYKTALLVNQREKIIPIPVKDIAFFYLDNTMVKILTFNHQRYSISSSLDDLERNVDPQIFYRANRKFLINRDAVLSIERYFSRKLAIKLKEETPETIVVSKAKASDFLNWLESV, encoded by the coding sequence ATGAAAGTTCTCATAATAGAAGATGAAATAAAAGCGGCCAAGGAATTGGAAAGAATCCTTTTAGCATTGGATTATAACATACAAATCGTTGGTATAATAGATTCTGTTAAAAATGCAATTATATATCTGTCGAAGCATATACATCCGGATTTAATATTTTCGGACATACAGTTAGCTGATGGAATGTGCTTCGATATCTATAATAAGATTACACCGAAATGTCCCATTATTTTCTGTACAGCATTTGATGAATATATGGTAAATGCTTTTGAAACCAGTGCAGTAAGTTATATATTAAAACCAATTACAAAATCCAAGATTGGAACTGCATTGGAGAAATATGAACAGATGAAATCTGTCTTTGCACCAGCCCAGACGTCTAAGGATATTGACGCATTGTCACATAAATTAAAATACTTATATAAAACTGCTTTATTGGTCAATCAAAGAGAGAAAATCATTCCTATACCGGTAAAGGATATTGCTTTTTTCTATCTTGATAATACTATGGTGAAAATCTTAACTTTCAATCATCAACGCTATTCCATTTCTTCGAGCCTTGATGATTTAGAGCGGAATGTAGATCCACAAATATTTTATCGAGCTAATAGAAAATTCCTAATCAATAGGGACGCAGTATTAAGTATAGAACGATATTTTTCAAGGAAACTTGCTATCAAGCTAAAAGAAGAAACTCCCGAAACGATTGTGGTTAGTAAGGCAAAGGCAAGCGATTTTTTAAATTGGTTGGAAAGTGTCTAA
- a CDS encoding sensor histidine kinase, producing the protein MENIKWKLNLFISLALSLIGLSFRVIRIDLTLSNTLQIIISNFFYCFFNIVILNALLYRSGNKFIENKLYVIGCIIGVSLVGFIVHDGILGLFQLETLQVILLQRSEAYINVIFRGILLNSLYFFILYHLHVLNQKQKNSIEIIQLKQIQLEANLSSMKEQLSPHFLFNTLNTLSTLTQEEKVKDYVSELAQVYRYVLLLEKKNIVSLKEELDFIQSYLYIIKSRLENAIDINIQVDKDLLNTLLPPLTLQLLIENAIKHNIASISKPLKIYLYNTSKDYLIIANDLQPKLSTQYSTGIGLNNVAQRYKLLFDRDILIEKSDITFTIKLPVISNESSHNRR; encoded by the coding sequence ATGGAAAATATTAAATGGAAATTAAACCTTTTTATCTCATTGGCTCTGTCTCTTATCGGGTTATCATTTAGAGTCATCAGAATAGACCTTACATTATCTAATACATTACAAATTATTATATCAAATTTTTTTTATTGTTTTTTCAATATTGTGATTTTAAATGCGCTATTATACAGGTCAGGAAATAAATTCATAGAAAATAAATTATATGTTATAGGATGTATTATAGGGGTATCCTTGGTAGGATTCATTGTTCATGACGGGATACTAGGTTTATTTCAGTTGGAAACGTTGCAGGTTATTCTCCTTCAAAGGAGTGAAGCATATATCAATGTGATATTTAGGGGAATACTTCTAAACAGTTTGTACTTTTTTATATTATATCATCTTCATGTATTAAATCAGAAGCAAAAGAATAGCATCGAAATCATACAATTGAAGCAAATACAATTAGAAGCAAACTTATCGTCGATGAAAGAGCAGTTAAGCCCACATTTTTTATTTAATACCTTGAATACTCTTAGTACATTGACACAAGAGGAAAAAGTTAAAGATTATGTTTCAGAACTGGCTCAGGTATATCGGTACGTCTTGCTATTGGAAAAGAAGAACATTGTATCATTAAAAGAAGAACTTGATTTTATTCAATCTTATCTCTATATTATTAAATCCCGCTTGGAAAATGCTATAGATATCAATATACAAGTAGATAAGGATTTATTAAATACGCTATTACCACCTCTCACCTTGCAGCTATTAATTGAAAATGCAATTAAGCATAATATCGCGTCAATATCTAAACCTCTGAAAATTTATCTTTATAATACAAGTAAAGACTATTTGATTATTGCAAATGATCTTCAACCTAAATTATCTACTCAATATTCTACGGGAATAGGATTGAATAATGTTGCACAACGTTATAAATTATTGTTTGACCGAGATATACTTATAGAAAAGTCTGATATAACATTTACAATAAAACTCCCAGTTATAAGCAATGAAAGTTCTCATAATAGAAGATGA